In a genomic window of Streptomyces sp. SJL17-4:
- a CDS encoding LysR family transcriptional regulator, producing the protein MLDVRRMQVLRAVVTSGSITAAAGNLGYTPSAVSQQIGVLEKEAGIALLERFGRGVRPTAAGRLLTEHAAVIGRQVAEAETALADLRAGRTGRISVRYFATAGADLVAPALARFRTEHPGVRVDLRIADGAPPDEEADLTLVVRPRGGGPDAAGDGLRLVHLLDDPYRAVLPKGHPLADRRTAVDLAELAGEPWVGSERPGPCLDAVLDACAAAGFAPDIAVECEEYATAQGFVAAGLGVSLVPLMGLGSRHPNVVVRRVRGPEPVRSIHAAVRKSSLSLPAVRGLLAALQEG; encoded by the coding sequence ATGCTGGATGTGAGACGTATGCAGGTGCTCCGGGCCGTCGTCACCAGCGGCTCCATCACGGCCGCCGCCGGGAACCTCGGCTACACCCCGTCCGCCGTGAGTCAGCAGATCGGCGTCCTGGAGAAGGAGGCAGGCATCGCCCTGCTCGAACGGTTCGGCCGGGGCGTGCGACCGACCGCCGCCGGGCGGCTGCTCACGGAGCACGCCGCCGTCATCGGGCGCCAGGTCGCCGAGGCCGAGACCGCTCTCGCCGATCTGCGGGCGGGCCGCACCGGGCGGATCTCCGTCCGCTACTTCGCCACCGCGGGCGCGGATCTCGTGGCCCCCGCCCTGGCCCGGTTCCGTACCGAACACCCGGGCGTACGCGTCGATCTGAGGATCGCCGACGGCGCGCCGCCCGACGAGGAGGCGGACCTCACGCTCGTCGTACGTCCCCGGGGCGGCGGGCCGGACGCGGCGGGCGACGGACTCCGGCTGGTCCATCTGCTCGACGATCCCTATCGCGCCGTGCTGCCCAAGGGGCATCCGCTCGCCGACCGCCGTACCGCCGTCGACCTGGCCGAGCTCGCCGGCGAACCGTGGGTGGGCAGCGAACGCCCCGGCCCCTGCCTTGACGCGGTCCTCGACGCCTGCGCGGCGGCCGGGTTCGCCCCGGACATCGCGGTGGAGTGCGAGGAGTACGCCACCGCGCAGGGTTTCGTCGCGGCCGGTCTCGGCGTCAGCCTGGTGCCGCTGATGGGCCTGGGAAGCCGCCATCCGAACGTGGTCGTCCGCAGGGTCCGCGGGCCGGAGCCGGTCCGCTCGATCCACGCGGCGGTACGGAAGTCCTCGCTGTCCCTCCCCGCCGTACGCGGCCTCCTCGCGGCGCTCCAGGAAGGGTGA
- a CDS encoding class II fructose-bisphosphate aldolase codes for MPLTPTDEIVRRARAAGTGVGAFNVLQLEHAQAIVAGAESADRPVVLQISENTVRYHGALEPVALASLAIARAAKTPVAVHLDHAENPDLVREAVGLGLGSVMFDASKLPYAENVTSTREVVEYCHQHGVWVEAELGEVGGKGGAHTPGVRTDPDEARAFVAATGVDALAVAVGSSHQMLTRDAVLDFALITRLRAAVDTPLVLHGSSGVSDADLTAAIAAGMTKVNVSTHLNKAFTQAVRTHLTEHPTAVDPRHYLNPARAAVAREVAHLLTVLSPA; via the coding sequence ATGCCGTTGACGCCGACCGATGAGATCGTCCGCCGCGCCCGCGCGGCGGGCACCGGTGTGGGGGCGTTCAACGTCCTCCAGCTCGAACACGCCCAGGCCATCGTGGCCGGCGCCGAGAGTGCCGACCGCCCCGTCGTCCTGCAGATCAGCGAGAACACCGTCCGCTACCACGGCGCCCTGGAGCCGGTCGCCCTCGCGTCCCTCGCCATCGCCCGCGCCGCCAAGACCCCCGTCGCCGTGCACCTCGACCACGCCGAGAACCCCGACCTCGTCCGCGAGGCCGTCGGACTCGGCCTGGGCTCGGTCATGTTCGACGCCTCGAAGCTCCCCTACGCCGAGAACGTGACCTCGACCCGCGAGGTCGTGGAGTACTGCCACCAGCACGGTGTCTGGGTCGAGGCCGAACTCGGCGAGGTCGGCGGCAAGGGCGGCGCCCACACCCCCGGTGTACGGACCGATCCCGACGAGGCCCGTGCCTTCGTCGCGGCCACCGGCGTCGACGCCCTCGCGGTCGCGGTCGGCAGCTCCCACCAGATGCTGACCCGGGACGCGGTCCTGGACTTCGCCCTCATCACGCGCCTGCGTGCCGCCGTCGACACACCGCTCGTCCTGCACGGCTCCTCGGGTGTGTCGGACGCGGACCTCACCGCCGCCATCGCCGCCGGCATGACCAAGGTGAACGTCTCCACCCATCTGAACAAGGCCTTCACCCAGGCCGTCCGCACCCACCTGACCGAGCACCCCACGGCGGTGGACCCCCGGCACTACCTGAACCCGGCGCGCGCGGCCGTGGCCCGGGAGGTGGCGCACCTCCTCACGGTCCTGTCACCCGCCTGA